In the genome of Streptomyces collinus, one region contains:
- a CDS encoding DeoR/GlpR family DNA-binding transcription regulator, producing the protein MSENQNLLAEQRRSLILDEVRRRGGVRVNELTRKLGVSDMTVRRDLDALARQGVLEKVHGGAVPVVEASTHEPGFEAKSGLELTAKEDIARAAAKLVAPGAAIALSGGTTTFALAHQLLDVPDLTVVTNSVRVADVFHAAQRTSGPRQGAATVVLTGGVRTPSDSLVGPVADQAIAALHFDLLFLGVHGISVEAGLSTPNLAEAETNRRLVQSARRVVVVADHTKWGKVGLSSFASLERIDTLVTDAGLPDDARGVVAEHLRRLVVAGEPEDGADI; encoded by the coding sequence GTGAGCGAGAATCAGAACCTCCTCGCGGAGCAGCGGCGATCCCTGATCCTCGACGAGGTTCGCCGCCGGGGCGGTGTCCGGGTCAACGAGCTGACCCGCAAGCTCGGCGTGTCGGACATGACGGTCCGCCGTGACCTCGACGCGCTCGCCCGCCAGGGCGTGCTGGAAAAGGTGCACGGCGGCGCGGTCCCGGTGGTCGAGGCCAGTACCCACGAACCGGGCTTCGAGGCCAAGTCCGGCCTGGAGCTGACCGCCAAGGAGGACATCGCACGCGCCGCGGCCAAGCTGGTCGCGCCGGGCGCCGCGATCGCCCTGTCGGGCGGCACGACGACCTTCGCGCTGGCGCACCAGCTGCTGGACGTCCCGGACCTGACGGTGGTCACCAATTCGGTGCGGGTCGCCGATGTGTTCCACGCGGCGCAGCGCACCTCGGGCCCGCGGCAGGGCGCGGCCACGGTCGTGCTGACGGGCGGGGTGCGCACGCCCTCCGACTCGCTGGTGGGGCCGGTGGCCGACCAGGCGATCGCGGCGCTCCACTTCGACCTGCTGTTCCTCGGGGTGCACGGCATATCGGTCGAGGCCGGCCTGTCGACGCCGAACCTCGCGGAGGCCGAGACGAACCGGCGGCTCGTGCAGTCCGCCCGCCGCGTGGTCGTGGTCGCGGACCACACCAAGTGGGGCAAGGTGGGGCTGAGTTCGTTCGCCTCGCTGGAGCGGATCGACACGCTCGTGACGGACGCCGGCCTGCCGGACGACGCGCGCGGGGTCGTCGCGGAACATCTGCGACGGCTGGTGGTGGCCGGGGAGCCCGAGGACGGCGCAGACATCTGA
- a CDS encoding SRPBCC family protein, with amino-acid sequence MPRRLRPVELDFVATAPVRHVFERDMAAPPEAVYGALEDVPGWAEWFAQVSAARPVGAGAGRDITLTGGIRFRETVIAAKGPGLYAYRVDVTNLPGVRALAEEWRLAPAGGGTRVRWIFATDGTAAYRLAVKVARAGQARAFRDAVRALDRRLKV; translated from the coding sequence ATGCCCCGTCGACTGCGCCCGGTGGAACTCGACTTCGTGGCGACGGCTCCCGTCCGGCATGTCTTCGAACGGGACATGGCCGCTCCGCCGGAGGCGGTGTACGGCGCGCTGGAGGACGTGCCCGGCTGGGCCGAGTGGTTCGCGCAGGTGTCGGCCGCCCGCCCGGTCGGCGCCGGCGCGGGGCGGGACATCACGCTCACCGGTGGCATCCGGTTCCGTGAGACGGTCATCGCGGCGAAGGGACCCGGGCTGTACGCCTACCGCGTGGACGTCACCAATCTGCCGGGCGTGCGGGCGCTGGCCGAGGAGTGGCGGCTCGCGCCGGCCGGCGGCGGCACCCGGGTGCGGTGGATTTTCGCCACCGACGGGACCGCTGCGTACCGGCTGGCGGTGAAGGTGGCGCGCGCAGGTCAGGCGCGCGCCTTCCGGGACGCCGTGCGGGCGCTGGACCGGCGGCTGAAGGTCTGA
- a CDS encoding PLP-dependent cysteine synthase family protein — MSTPQQTRTGVTLDVDHSDAAYRAWLKEAVRRVQADANRSADTHLLQFPLPQRWGIDLYLKDESTHPTGSLKHRLARSLFLYGLCNGWIRPDRPVIEASSGSTAVSEAYFAKLIGVPFIAVMPRTTSAEKIRLIEFHAGRCHFVDDPRTMYEESARLAAETGGHYMDQFTYAERATDWRGNNNIAESIFRQLRLERFPEPAWIVATAGTGGTSATLARYVHYMQYDTRVCVADPENSCFFEGWTTGDPDVTCDCGSRIEGIGRPRMEPSFVPGAIDRMMKVPDAASVAAVRALERAIGRKAGGSTGTGLWSALKIVAEMVSEGRQGSVVTLLCDPGDRYLDKYYSDAWLTAQGLDIQPYTAAIDSLLKTGVWPD; from the coding sequence GTGAGTACCCCCCAGCAGACCCGGACCGGCGTGACCCTCGACGTCGACCACAGCGACGCCGCCTACCGGGCGTGGCTCAAAGAGGCCGTCCGCAGAGTCCAGGCGGACGCCAACCGCTCGGCCGACACACACCTGCTGCAGTTCCCCCTGCCGCAGCGGTGGGGCATCGACCTGTACCTGAAGGACGAGTCCACCCACCCCACCGGCAGTCTCAAGCACCGGCTCGCCCGCTCCCTCTTCCTCTACGGCCTGTGCAACGGCTGGATCCGGCCGGACCGGCCCGTCATCGAGGCCTCCAGCGGCTCGACCGCCGTCTCCGAGGCGTACTTCGCGAAGCTGATCGGCGTGCCCTTCATCGCCGTCATGCCGCGCACGACGAGCGCCGAGAAGATCCGCCTCATCGAGTTCCACGCCGGCCGATGTCACTTCGTGGACGACCCCCGCACGATGTACGAGGAGTCCGCCCGCCTCGCGGCCGAGACCGGCGGCCACTACATGGACCAGTTCACCTACGCCGAACGGGCCACGGACTGGCGCGGGAACAACAACATCGCCGAGTCCATCTTCCGCCAGCTGCGCCTGGAGCGGTTCCCCGAGCCGGCGTGGATCGTCGCCACCGCGGGCACCGGCGGCACCTCCGCGACCCTCGCGCGCTACGTCCACTACATGCAGTACGACACCCGCGTCTGTGTGGCCGACCCCGAGAACTCGTGCTTCTTCGAGGGCTGGACCACCGGCGATCCGGACGTCACCTGCGACTGCGGCTCCCGTATCGAGGGCATCGGCCGGCCCCGCATGGAACCGAGCTTCGTGCCCGGCGCGATCGACCGGATGATGAAGGTGCCCGACGCGGCCAGTGTCGCCGCCGTACGCGCCCTGGAACGCGCCATCGGCCGCAAGGCCGGCGGCTCCACCGGCACGGGCTTGTGGAGCGCGCTGAAGATCGTCGCGGAGATGGTGTCCGAGGGTCGGCAGGGCAGCGTCGTGACCCTGCTGTGCGACCCCGGGGACCGGTATCTCGACAAGTACTACTCGGACGCCTGGCTGACCGCCCAGGGGCTGGACATCCAGCCGTACACGGCCGCGATCGACTCACTGCTGAAGACGGGCGTCTGGCCGGACTGA
- a CDS encoding ATP-binding protein: protein MISYPSRHCTVELQALPSRIGQVRRIVSAQLRYWHLDPLIDRASLGVTELLSNVHRHAQPDKTCTVEIELLLDRLTVSVRDGDPRMPVVDDAEPLATCGRGLAMVAAMSESWGVRPDGESGKVVWFTLPTSAPAVTAPSLHARRTVLDKPARRFAEVGASADGLRPDHAPARSAVAG, encoded by the coding sequence GTGATCAGCTACCCAAGCAGGCACTGCACGGTGGAGCTCCAAGCCCTGCCGTCGCGGATCGGCCAGGTCCGCAGAATCGTATCTGCGCAATTGCGCTACTGGCATCTGGATCCCCTGATCGACCGGGCCTCGCTCGGCGTGACGGAGCTGTTGTCCAACGTCCACCGCCATGCCCAGCCCGACAAGACGTGCACCGTGGAGATAGAGCTGCTGCTCGACCGGCTCACCGTCTCGGTGCGCGACGGTGACCCGCGGATGCCCGTGGTCGACGACGCCGAACCGCTGGCGACCTGCGGGCGCGGGCTCGCGATGGTGGCCGCCATGAGCGAGAGCTGGGGCGTCCGGCCGGACGGCGAGTCCGGCAAGGTCGTGTGGTTCACCCTGCCGACGTCCGCCCCCGCGGTGACCGCGCCGTCGCTTCACGCCCGGCGCACGGTCCTGGACAAGCCCGCGCGCCGGTTCGCCGAGGTCGGGGCTTCCGCCGACGGGCTCCGGCCCGACCATGCTCCCGCCCGGTCCGCCGTTGCCGGTTGA
- a CDS encoding SHOCT domain-containing protein: MQTLANFGDGGGPGPWILLFPVIWALVIGGGVALLRRSVWRGRRGGPWRQSAVRDDSPIAVLGRRFASGEIDEDEYWRRLSVLNEEFGHKGGVA, from the coding sequence ATGCAGACCCTGGCGAACTTCGGCGACGGCGGCGGGCCCGGCCCGTGGATCCTGCTCTTCCCGGTGATCTGGGCGCTGGTGATCGGCGGCGGCGTCGCGCTGCTGCGCCGCTCCGTGTGGCGTGGCCGCCGCGGCGGTCCCTGGCGGCAGTCCGCCGTCAGGGACGACTCGCCCATCGCCGTACTCGGCCGCCGCTTCGCCTCCGGCGAGATCGACGAGGACGAGTACTGGCGCCGATTGTCCGTACTGAACGAGGAGTTCGGCCACAAGGGAGGTGTGGCGTAA
- a CDS encoding TetR/AcrR family transcriptional regulator, whose product MSTPERLIESTRELLWERGYVGTSPKAILERADAGQGSMYHHFKGKPDLALAAIRRTAEEMRATAAGVLDGPGTPYERIEAYLRRERDVLRGCPVGRLTMDPDVIASAELRAPVDETLDWLRGRIAGIVEEGKAQGQFAPGLDGGEIAAAVVATVQGGYVLARASGSPAAFDAGVRGLLSLLAPRTS is encoded by the coding sequence ATGAGCACCCCGGAACGGCTGATCGAGTCCACCCGCGAACTGTTGTGGGAGCGTGGCTACGTGGGCACCAGCCCCAAGGCGATCCTGGAACGCGCGGACGCCGGGCAGGGCAGCATGTACCACCACTTCAAGGGCAAGCCCGATCTCGCACTGGCCGCGATCCGCCGGACCGCCGAGGAGATGCGCGCCACCGCGGCGGGAGTGCTCGACGGCCCGGGCACGCCGTACGAGCGCATCGAGGCGTATCTGCGGCGCGAGCGGGACGTGCTGCGGGGCTGCCCGGTCGGCCGGCTGACGATGGATCCGGACGTCATCGCGAGCGCCGAGCTGCGCGCACCGGTCGACGAGACGCTCGACTGGCTGCGCGGGCGGATCGCCGGGATCGTCGAGGAAGGTAAGGCTCAGGGCCAGTTCGCGCCCGGGCTCGACGGCGGCGAGATCGCGGCGGCGGTCGTCGCGACCGTCCAGGGTGGTTACGTCCTCGCCCGCGCGTCCGGCTCCCCCGCCGCGTTCGACGCGGGGGTCCGGGGGCTCCTCTCCCTGCTGGCACCCCGGACTTCTTGA
- a CDS encoding DUF4865 family protein yields the protein MYAMQYELTLPAGYDMGLIRDRVARRGHLLDDREGLGVKAYLIRERGLRGSPVDQYAPFYLWNTVDGMNAFLWGGGFQGVSDDFGRPSVRQWTGLAYEEGGGSQARFAVRRRQPVPDSGRLADAAAESVGEARRLAGERGAVLAAAAVDTSRWELVHFSLWEHWDHDTPTADGEVFEVLHLSAPGRDRLPRGRRW from the coding sequence TTGTACGCCATGCAGTACGAGCTCACCCTGCCGGCCGGATACGACATGGGCCTCATCCGCGACCGCGTCGCCCGCCGCGGCCACCTCCTCGACGACCGGGAAGGGCTCGGCGTCAAGGCATACCTGATACGCGAGCGCGGCCTGCGCGGCTCGCCGGTCGACCAGTACGCGCCGTTCTACCTCTGGAACACCGTGGACGGTATGAACGCCTTCCTGTGGGGCGGCGGGTTCCAGGGGGTCAGTGACGACTTCGGGCGTCCGTCGGTGCGGCAGTGGACGGGGCTCGCGTACGAGGAAGGGGGCGGTTCGCAGGCGCGGTTCGCGGTGCGGCGGCGCCAACCGGTGCCGGACAGCGGGCGGTTGGCCGACGCCGCGGCGGAATCCGTGGGCGAGGCCCGGCGGCTGGCCGGGGAGCGCGGGGCCGTCCTCGCCGCCGCGGCCGTCGACACGAGCCGCTGGGAGCTGGTGCACTTCTCCCTCTGGGAGCACTGGGATCATGACACGCCCACGGCCGACGGCGAGGTGTTCGAGGTGCTGCACCTGTCCGCGCCGGGCCGGGACCGGCTGCCCCGGGGACGCCGGTGGTGA
- a CDS encoding phosphotriesterase family protein yields MSAVRTVLGDVSPADLGVCDAHDHLFFGSPRLPGQELRSMAAARAELVAFREQGGGTVVQWTPYGLGRRAADLPPLSRETGVHVVAATGLHQAVHYDEDTLAGLRSRLAEVFVAELTEGIGTSGVPAGLVKVAGGFHTLDAHARWTMTAAAEAQRATGAAIAVHLERGTGALDVLDLLCGELGVPPHRVVLGHLNRSPDLVVHRQAAEYGCYLAFDGPSLAHHATDWRMPDAVRALADAGFGDRLLLGADTTTAAARSVDGGPGMPYLLRRVRPRLVDAVGEELVRRILTENPGRAFGAEWP; encoded by the coding sequence GTGAGCGCGGTCCGCACGGTGCTGGGGGACGTGTCCCCCGCAGACCTGGGTGTGTGCGACGCCCACGACCATCTGTTCTTCGGCAGTCCCCGGCTGCCCGGCCAGGAGCTGCGCAGCATGGCGGCGGCGCGGGCGGAGCTGGTGGCGTTCCGGGAGCAGGGCGGTGGGACCGTCGTGCAGTGGACGCCGTACGGGCTCGGGCGGCGGGCCGCCGATCTGCCGCCCCTGTCCCGGGAGACGGGTGTGCACGTGGTCGCCGCGACCGGCCTGCACCAGGCCGTGCACTACGACGAGGACACGCTCGCCGGGCTGCGGAGCCGGCTCGCCGAGGTCTTCGTCGCCGAACTCACCGAGGGCATCGGGACATCGGGGGTGCCGGCGGGGCTCGTCAAGGTCGCGGGCGGCTTCCACACCCTGGACGCGCACGCCCGCTGGACCATGACGGCGGCGGCCGAGGCGCAGCGCGCCACGGGCGCGGCGATCGCCGTGCACCTGGAGAGGGGAACCGGGGCGCTGGACGTACTGGACCTGCTGTGCGGGGAGTTGGGGGTGCCGCCGCACCGGGTGGTGCTCGGGCACCTCAACCGCTCCCCCGACCTGGTGGTGCACCGGCAGGCGGCGGAGTACGGCTGTTATCTGGCCTTCGACGGGCCGTCGCTCGCCCACCACGCCACGGACTGGCGGATGCCGGACGCCGTACGGGCCCTCGCCGACGCCGGGTTCGGCGACCGGCTGCTGCTGGGCGCGGACACCACCACGGCCGCCGCTCGCTCGGTGGACGGCGGCCCCGGGATGCCGTACCTGCTGCGCCGCGTGCGGCCCCGGCTCGTGGACGCCGTGGGCGAGGAGCTGGTGAGGCGCATCCTCACGGAGAATCCGGGGCGGGCGTTCGGGGCCGAGTGGCCCTGA
- a CDS encoding PPOX class F420-dependent oxidoreductase, whose translation MSKPPLPPEADALLSRPNPCVMATLRSDGAPVSTATWYAWKDGRVLVNLDEGRVRLKHLRRDPRVTLTVLAGDDWYTHVTLIGRVTETYADEDLADIDHLARHYTGKPYPDRVRPRVSAWIEVDRWHGWGSMKDSDQAGG comes from the coding sequence ATGTCCAAGCCGCCGCTGCCGCCCGAGGCCGACGCCCTGCTGAGCCGGCCCAACCCGTGCGTCATGGCCACGCTGCGCTCCGACGGTGCACCGGTCTCCACCGCCACGTGGTACGCGTGGAAGGACGGCCGCGTCCTGGTCAACCTCGACGAGGGCCGGGTACGCCTGAAGCATCTGCGCCGCGACCCGCGCGTCACCCTCACGGTGCTCGCCGGCGACGACTGGTACACCCACGTCACCCTCATCGGCCGCGTGACCGAGACGTACGCCGACGAGGACCTGGCCGACATCGACCATCTCGCCCGGCACTACACCGGCAAGCCGTACCCCGACCGCGTCCGCCCCCGGGTGAGCGCCTGGATCGAGGTCGACCGCTGGCACGGCTGGGGCTCGATGAAGGACAGCGACCAGGCCGGCGGCTGA